A segment of the Triticum urartu cultivar G1812 chromosome 1, Tu2.1, whole genome shotgun sequence genome:
ATGATATCCTGCAGTGACCTATCCAGTGCCTCAACTGCTTGACGCTTCGCCATGGCAACCTCATCCCAGATTATGAGAGATGCTCTCCGAAGCAACTCTGCAGTACCACTCTGCTTAGTGAAGCTGCAGATGTTATTATCCATGAGCTTAAATGGAATTTTGAACCTGGAGTGGGCAGTACGTCCATTGGGCATGATTGATGCGGCTATTCCGGATGTCGCAGTTGCAATAGCTATTTTAACCAATGAACGCACTTTAGCAAGAAGCGCCTTGTAGAGATAAGTCTTCCCCGTGCCACCAGGACCATCAACAAAGAAAACATGTTTCCTGTTGTTCACCACGTGATCCAAGATTTCCTCAAACCCAGCTCTCTGCTCAATGTTCAGGGATGTATACAGATCCAGATGCTCTTGATCCACACCGTCTGACAACTCCTCTCGAACTTCCCTTAGGACGTCGCCGGAACCATCACCGGTCTCAACCAGCTCCGGAAGGTCATAGCTTTTAATATCTTTGCCCATCGAATGAACCAAATCCCGGATGTCTCTAAGGACCATCTGTTCCAGTTCAGCCTGGTTGGACTGGGTATGACGGTAATCCTCAGACATTGACTCCAAATGCTTCTCCCACAATGCACGGATGTTGGTCGCCTCGCAATACACAAGAATAGTTGCAAAAAGCCTTCTTAGAGCATATGGCATCTGGAAAGTAGCAGACTCAGACAAGCAGTCGTCAAGAGATTTGTCGGTCTCTATTAGGCCCATGAGCTCACATGCTTCCCTGAAGGTCGAGCAAAGCCATCCATTTACAGTTCTCAAATCCTCATATGAAGTGGCACCTCTTATATGATTTAGAAGCACTCTCAGGAAGTACCTCTCACCATCAGCAGGGTGTGCATAAACAATCCTTCCAACTTGTCCCCGACCCCTTTGGCTTCTTTTCTGCCACTTTTTCTTACCTTTAATCCATCAACAGATGCAGCCTTCTTGTGTGCTCGGGCCATGCGCCGCTTCTGGTTGTACTCCGCTCTCTTCTCATCGGACATTCGTGCATACCAATTTTTACCAATTTTTGGTTTTTCACCATCTTGATTAACAACTGAGTTGGTTATGTTGCTCAATGGAGATTGTGGCACATCGAGTGATGAAGAAGAATGTGCCTGGTTTGCAGTCTCATGAGTAGGTGTATTCGTCGGATCTTTAAATGGGGAACGATCCCCTGATCGTAACGCATGCGGATGATGATTCCTCATCTGTGGCATGTTAAAAAAATGGGGAACATCCTACATCCGTAGGATGACAAAAACGATGCTACAAAGGCATATTATGAGTTGTTATGCAAATTTGTCATGCAATAATCATGGATGTTGATGATGCGGCTATTCCGGATGTCGCAGTTGCAATAGCTATTTTCCCCAATGAACGCACTTTAGCAAGAAGCGCCTTGTAGAGATAAGTCTTCCCCGTGCCACCAGGACCATCAACAAAGAAAACATGTTTCCTATTGTTCACCACGTGATCCAAGATTTCCTCAAACCCAGCTCTCTGCTCAATGTTCAGGGATGTATATAGATCCAGATGCTCTTGATCCACACCGTCTAACAACTCCTCTTGAACTTCCCTTAGGACGTCGCCGGAACCATCACCGGTCTCAACCAGCTCCGGAAGGTCATAGCTTTTAATATCTTTTCCCATCGAATGAACCAAATCCCGGATGTCTCTAAGGACCATCTGTTCCAGTTCAGCCTGGTTGGACTGGGTACGACGATAATCCTTAGACATTGACTCCAAATGCTTCTCCCACAATGCACGGATGTTGGTCGCCTTGCAATACACAAGAATAGTTGCAAAAAACCTTCTTAGAGCATATGGCATCTGGAAAGTAGCAGACTCAGTCAAGTAGTCGTCAAGAGATTTGTCAGTCTCTATTAGGCCCATGAGCTCACACGCTTCCCTAAAGGTCGAGCAAAGCCATCCATTTACGGTTCTCAAATCCTCATATGAAGTGGCACCTCTTATATGATTTAGAAGCACTCTCAGGAAGTACCTCTGACCATCAGCAGGGTGTGCATAAACAATCCTTCCAACTTGTCCCCAACCCCTTTGGCTTCTTTTCTGCCACTTTTTCTTACCTTTAATCCACCAACAGATGCAACCTTCTTGTGTGCTCGGGCCATGTGCCGCTTCTGGTTGTACTCCGCTCTCTTCTCATCGGACACTCGTGCATACCAATTTTTACCACTTTTTGGTTTTTCACCATCTTGATTAACAACTGAGTTGGTTATGTTGCTCAATGGAGTTCGTGGCACATCGAGTGATGAAGAAGAATGTGTCTGGTCTGTAGTCTCATGAGTAGGTGTATTCGTCGGATCTTTAAATGGGGAACGATCCCCTGATCGTAACGCATGCGGACGATGATTCCTCATCTGTGGCATGTTAAAAAAATGGGGAACATCCTACATCAGTAGGATGACAAAAACGATGCTACAGAGGCATATTATGAGTTGTTATGCAGATTTGTCATGCAATATTCATGCAATTTTGAGAAGCTCAATTCTTAAATGTTGCGAACAAAGTAAGCACAAACTCAAGTAAATATGAATATGTGACGAAAAGGACCTTAGATGTTGTAGATGCCGATGAGTGCCAATGTTCTGAACCTGTAGAAATAAAGTATGCGTTGTTAGGGAGGAGGCAAAAAAAGAAGATATAAATTATTCTTAGTGAGATTGCCTAAATGCCGTATATCATTGGAGAACCTGGACTGTTGGTTTTCTGCATGCTGTCTACAGAGGCATATTATGAGTTGTTATGCAGATTTGTCATGCAATATTCGTTCAATATTGAGAAGCTCAATTCTGCACATCATCGGGGAACCTGGACCTGAGTAAGCATCTTCAGAACATCAATCAAATGAAAGGCATGGGCAATtttaaaaattttaaaaaatacaaTGATAGGCGTGGGAAATTTACTTTTCTTACAGAGCAGgcattttaaaaaaatcatgtaCATTTAGAACCAATGATGGTATTTTCTTTTTATCTGCGAATGAGCGATCTGATGATGTAGCTTGTAGCATCACTCAAAGTCTATCCAAAAAATGGAGGAACAATAATGAACAAACCAACAAACATCATGTGCTTCTGAAGGGTTATACGTGTGCAGCTATACTTATTCCGGAGGTGCATTTGGCAAGGTGTCTAGGGAGCCAGCTGCAGTAGCAAGTCTATAAGCAGGACCAAAAAGAATTTGTGCCTGGTTGGTTATGAATCTGCGAGGAAAAGATGAGTTGGGTTTTTATGTTTCCTGATAGTTTTCCAACCTGGATTAATAGTGGAGTTATCTGAGACACTAAAAATTGATGCAATTAAAGGGAAACTATGACATAGTTCTGGATAAAAACATATGATAGGGGCAAGCTTAGTTCAATCCATAAGGATCATTCATCGAACAACAAATCCAAGTTAAAATACAATGATAGGCTCTGTAGCGGAGGTGGATACAAATTAAGGTTAAATTGCAACGATAGTCTATAacaataaaaaaagaaaaggatcAAAGAAACAAATATGAGACTGATTGAATGCCAACCATCCTCGATACGCCTTTCAAATTATTCACAAAACAAAATTATTCAACAAAACGATTCTAAGAAAATCAAGAAATCAATATAGCTTCTGAATATGCACGACCATGGTTTCAATAGAGAACATATATTGTTAACCTATTATGCTATTTGGATGCATCAGAATTCTTCTGAACAGAAGTTAGAGTAGTACATATCCGTGTTCCAATTCAGCTCATTTAAAAAAGAAAAAGGCCAAGGTGCGACGAGGGCGACCTGCTGCGAAGGGCGTGGGGCGAAGGAGGCTCCGGCTCCAGGGGCGAACTGCGGACAAGGGACTGCGGCCAAGGGCGGTGGCGACCCGCGGCGGCGCGACCTGCGGCGGGTGCTGGCGGCTCCAACGCGACCCGCAGCGGATCCAGCTTTGGGCGGGTTCATCGGCGTCGTCGGCGCGACCTGCGGTGGCTCCAGACTGGCGGCGGCTCGGCGAAGGGCgcggggcggggcggctcggGGAAGGGCGCGGGCTCCGGTGGCTCCGGCGGCGACTTGGCGCGGGGCGGCGAACGGCGCGGGAGGAGGAGGGGACGAGAGGTCAGGGGCGAGAGGGGGTCGTGCGGGTCGTGCGGACGGTTTGGTTCTTTTTTTTAACAGCGAGGAGGGTTGGATTAATGATAGATGGTTTGTTGCCTTACTGCCTGGCTTGCAGCGTTAAACACCGAAGAATTAAGGACCATTAGATGTTGATGATGGATGGTTGTGATTGTCTGGTTCTCCGCCCTCTCTTTCTTTTATAGGGGTAGTAGATAAGTATGCTTTTCACTTTTTGAGAAACACAATTGTGCTTCCGCGAGAAACACAACTACAATTGTGCTTCACGAGGAGAGTTGTAGTTTTCATTTTTTGAAAAATACAACTGTGGGAAGCAAAAAGTACAATTGTGTTTTTCATTTTTCGCAAAGCACATATGTACTTCATGACAAGCATCGTTGTTCCTTTTCGTGAACTATGTTGTTCGCTTTTGAGAAGTACAACCGTACTTCACTTTCCAAAAAGTACAGTTGTCATACTAAAGTACAGTTGTGCTTTTTCGTAAACCACAAACATGTTGTGCTTTATCGTGAAGCATGTTTTTATTTTTCACACATTGTGCTTCACATgagaaaaaagaataaaaaagacAAAAACCTAAAAAAGACCATGCAAAATCAAAAAACTCGAGAAAAAACGAAAAAATACCTAAAACATGTGCAAAAAAAACTTCTCCATGGGTGCATTCAGCTTGTGACACATGGCGGCGGCTGAACGCACCACCACATGTCGCAGGGGGCACTCCCGAGTGACCGCTCGAGATCACCCACGAAGGGGTACCTCCAATTTTTTTTTCTAGGGAAAGGTTTTTTGTTTTTGAGTGACAAGTACACTCCAGTTAGTCGTCCCCTGACAACCTAATCTCTATGGGCCAGAGCCAATGATCAGCGTGACGACCCGTTGGCGTTGTAAGTGTGCGTGCCAAGGAGGGCTCAGCTATTCCTGGCCTGTAAGCGAGCAACTGCGTCATGTTATAACCTGTCGATTTTGAACATTAATGAAGAAGATAAGCACATTTCTGCCTTTCGTTCGTCGCTGAATTCTTTCAGTCTTCAAAATAACTTGGGTGACAAAACATATAGATTTCAAAAATCGTGATGAACGAGCAGACCCCGTCTTATATACTTATATACTTACCCATGCGATGTACAAACTTATATACTTACCCATGCGATGCATGAGAGCAGCCCCAGCATTTCAATAATTTGGCTCGCATAACAATCACAGAAAGAAAAGGAGTCCCACATGAAACTCAATGCGACGTTAAACATCTACCACTGTACAGCAATCCCCGGGATACAGGAGAAGATAGACGCGCAAGCACAGACCTGTATCATGGTTTGGAAATGCACTGAGCACGCAACACCTTTATGACAAGTTTCAGCCGGACAGATATCTATACCCGTTGATCATAAGCCGATGAAATCGTCCTTCTGCTCCTTCCGGGGAGTCCTTTCCTGCTGGGAGGCGGTGCCGGCTTTCTTACCAAAGATCATGTCGTCGAGATCCTGAAGCAAGTCATCCCCGCCGCTAGAGCGACCACCGGACCCAGCTGATTTCCTCGAGGGGGTGTCTTTGCCAACAGCGCGTGGGGATTCCTCAGGCTCCACCGTGACTGGAATCATCGCTGGTTCTGGCTCAGGCTCTGCGACGATGGGCTCCTTGAGGTCTTCGTACTTGGACAGAACTTTCTGGAGTTCATCGTGGATACTCAGTGCCTCGAAGAGTTGAGCCTCATTATCACCTGCAGTTTCAACGATTCTCTGGATCGTGTATTGACACTGTTGGCATTGCTGGACCAGGGTGGTAGTCAAGTCATCCTGCATGTATGTGAGGTGCAGTAGAGAATCAGGACACGGAGTTGATGATAGCATCGTACTAGTATAATATTGAATCAGATATCTGAATAAACAGATAAAAATAATAGATGAAGTTCTTTTGCAAACTGTCAGTTAACTACTctctccgtcccaaaataagtgtctcagcATTGAACTAACTTCAGTAAAAAGTTGTACTAATCTcgagacacttattttgagacggagggagtacttactTTCAGATACTGCTCTGCGCCGAGACTGTGATAAGGTAATAAGGGATAACAGGTTGATTGGCCAGGGCCATTGTTGCAGTATACTAAAAAGACCATTAAATGTAACAAATGCTAGCAACCAATATGTAATTTCCTTAACATATACtacctccgtccgggtttattaggcccCCTTGCATTTTGGGTCTAAGTTTGACCATGTATTTAACTAAAAATATATAAAGTATATGCTACCCGAaatatattgttgaatttataTTTGAAAGAGGTTTTCTATGATATAGTTTTCATGACATATAGTTTATATTATATCAGTTAaatacatggtcaaactttggcTCAAAATGAAAGGGGACCTCATAAacccggacagagggagtagtcaTGTATAAAGATAACAAAACTTCAACCCTGCCTTTTGAGATGCCGACATCACAGACTGCACATTGCCTATATCACAGATTCCAAGCTGAACAACATGAACTACTCACATAAGCGGGAGTTTCTAATTGACCGGCAAAAGAAAAGACTAACCTCTAGAGCCTCTTTTTGTGGAGATGATGATAGCACTGTGGAAAGAAGTTCAACGCTATTACGAGCCACCTCAAGAGCCTCGTCGACTTGTACAGAAGGGGCAGCACGAACTGGAGCAAAACTTTCATCTGGAATTTCTTGATACCCGTCCTGTGCTGCATCAGAATATGGTTCAGCTGCAGGTACTGAACGGGGAGGAGTAAATATTGGCGCAAGGCTCTCATCATCGCGGCCAGGGAAGCGAATTCCCCTAGACCTTAAGCTCTGCAACGAAAACCAAATGTCAACTGAAATCCACATGTTTAACAGCGCTAGTTGACCAGAAGCAATGATATAAGTTTCAGGCACAACACTGTGCTATGGATGCAGTGTAAACTGCACAAAAGAAATGTTTATGAAAATGCATCCTAATTATCCCTCCTGTTAACATAAGTAACTTAATATCTCGTTATCCACAATTAACCAAAGTTCAAAAGGAACGAAATAAGCTCTCTCAGATTCTTGGCAGATCAGCAGTAAAGCACTGTGTTCTGGTTAATTAGCCAGTTTAACAAGAGAGCATTCCATGTATGATGATCATCAATAAGTACCTTGTAAGTTTCTTCATACACAGGAAGGTAGCGGAGCTCTTCTCCTGACTCTCCCCATGCTTCAATAAGCATGAGCGCCTTGTTTCTGTTGTTGACTATAGTCTGTGGGTCATCAATAAGCTTCACCATTTCATCAAGGACCCGCTCCGCAGCAATCTCGGAGAAAGCCTTCTCGCAGTTCTTGACAATGGTCTCGAGGAGGACAAGAGCCAGATACTGCACCCTTGGGCTCTTGAGCATGATTCGCCTCTTGATGGCGCGGATGAGCTCGACGCTGTTGACCCTCTCGGTGTTGGCCATATCGCATATCTCAAGATTGGTAGCCCAATCGGGGCCGTCCATGGTCTCCAAGGTGGCCTCGTCAACAATCTTGTCGGCCATGTTCTGGCCTTGGAAAAACTCCTTCATCTTGAAACTCATGCTAGTGACGCCGGTGGACATCTTGCGGCTGACTTCCGCGCCGCTGATCTTGAGGCGCTCGCCCAGGGCGTTAACTTTGTCCATGAGATTGTCGCTCATCTTGCTACAGTGATCCGGCAGTCGATACCTGCCGTGGTTCTGCAGGCAAGTAAAGTGCAACGTTAGGAGACAAGGACAATATAACATAGCAAAGAAAGAAATCGGGCACCAAAATTGCAATTCACTATCAGCCAAGAAGGGGGATCCAAGCAGCCCAGAACATGAACAGCTGCCAGTAGTAGATTGCGGGTGGGAGGTTATCGGAAGCTGAACAACCTACCTATGTTCTTGAGCATATCTGACAGAAACTAGAACCGGTCCTTGTGATGCTACAGCTAGGGTTTCTTGCTTGGTGCCCAGAAAAAAAGGGCGGGCGACGCAACTTGCAGGGCCATTTCTTGGCCGTGGAGATTGAACTGAACTGATAAAGTATCGCGTAGATGGATTGCTACACAAGTTGACAGGACAGGTAGTAGTCTTTATTTATGTACTTAGGTTTTTTTTTTTGCACGATTGATTTACAAGAGAAGGGAACACATCGCAAGAAAAGAAACGGAAATCGGGGGACGGTGATGGTTTGATCGTGTTTAGACGAGCAGCATACGATGGACAATTTTGAGTTGGATATGGGGAttgggggcgggggcgggggcggcggcggcagcagtgtTAGTAGCAGGGAAGCAAGCAAGAAGAAGAGTAGGCGGGCTGAGAAGGGTGGAGAAACCAGCAGCCCGAAGCGAAGAGCGACGACGGCGGTGACAGAGATCGGGGTCGGGGCTCACCTTGTTCCCACTCCGTCGGCGGCTCCCTCCTCTCCTTCTTCCCCGTCCCCGGCTCAGGCAGGCGCAGAGTAGGCGAGTCGTCTGCTGCGGCTGCCAAGGCCAAGGGCGTGATGGATGGATTTCGGGTCTCAGGATGGAATGGATTCCACCTTGGAGCTCCTTCCGTCCCCACTTCTCCTTTTTCCCTCTTCTACTACCTTTTTTTTAGATTGCTGTTTTCCCTCTTCTACTTTTCGCCTTCCTGTGGGTGGAAGGAATGGTGCAAACCCAGTTGGACGGGCAAAGGTCACGTACGCTAACCTATTAGAGCAGCAATTAGTAACATCGTGTGGTCATCATTTGATTATCCTTCATTATCTACTCGAAATTGCTTCACAGACGATTGTTCCCGCATGATAAGGTAGCAGTACAGGATCGATCTATGCTCTCTGAAATAGTAGTTATTACAGATCCGGTACAAGGGAGCGGCGCTCGAATGGGGAACGAAGAACTAGGGTTCGAGAGGGGGAGAAGGAGGTAGGTAGCCGCCGCCGGTTCGTTGATCCACTGGATGCCGATGTCGTCTCGCCTCCTCCTTCAAGTAGTTGCGCCAGTGGGCTTCAGTTAGCCCACGTGGGCCCGAAGACGCGCGGGTTGGGCTTCCTGGGCCTTGACGACCGTGGCGCGTGGGTGACGCGGTCGCTGTCGTTGCTGACTCGCGGCCCTGGTGGGTCAGGGGCGTTGACATCCCCCTCTTCTTGAGTAGAGGCTTGACCCCAAGCCTCAGCTAGCGGGAAGCGCTCCTAGAGACTGGCCTTGTCCTCCCACGTGTCGCCCAGCACCTCCGAATTGGACCAACGTACGCGAACCTGTTCGCGCATCTTGCCCTTCGAGAGCCTCCATCTTGACTGAAGAATGGCTACAGGAACTCCAAGTTCGTCAGCACACTGAGGCAATTGAGATTCGACCATCATACCCGAGTGCAGCACGCGACATAGCAGAGAAACGTGAAACACTGGGTGAATCGTTGCTTGTGGAGGGAGCTGAAGCTTGTACGCGACGTCATTGATCTTGGCAATGATCGGAAACGGGCCGTAGTACTTGTACGCCAGCTTGTGATTTGCTCTTGGCGCGACGGAGGTTTGGATGTAGGGTTGCAGCTTCAGGAATACTTGATCACCAACTTCGAATGTACGAAATGAGCGCTTCTTATCTGCCTGACTCCTCATCACCTGCCTTGCTCTGTTCAGATGTTGCTGCAACAGTTCTTGCACGGTATCCCTTTCCTCGACCCACGCCTTGAGTGCTGGCACCGAGCAGGTGTTCTCGGCTGTGATCCCCCAGTGCCTCGGCTCGTACCTAAACATGGCTTTGAACGGCGTCATCCCTATAGCCGAGTGATGAGAGTTGTCGTACCAGAATTGAGCTAGCGGAATCCAGAAACTCCACCGTCTTGGGCATGCTTGTGTGAAACATCGTAAGAACGTTTCCACACACTGATTAACCCGTTCGGTTTggccatctgtctgcgggtgattGGCTGTACTGAGCCTGAGCTGAGTGCCTGCGGCCTTGAACAACTCCTGCCAAAAATGACTGGTGAAAACTGGGTCACGATCTGACACAATAGCTCTTGGAAGGCCATGAACCTTGTAaacttgttggatgaagagctGGGCCACCGATGCTGCTGTATAAGGATGGGCTAGGGGCAAAAAGTAGCTGAATTTGGTCCTTCTATCGACGATCACCAACAGGCAGTTGAAACGGCTAGATTGGGGAAGACCCTCCACGAAATCCATGGAGATCATGTCCCAGGGCTTGATAGGGATTGGCAAGGGCAACAAGAGCCCAGGTGAAGCTGCTCTGTCTGGTTTGGCTTGCTGACACACTGCACAGCACTGCACATAATGTTTAACTTGTATCTTCATCTTGGGCCACGCAAAAAGACGTCTGATACGTCTGTAAGTCACCGGAAACCCTGAGTGACCCCGACTGGGCTGTCATGGAAAGCTTGGATGATTCGTTGTTGTATTTGCGTTCCTCCTCCCAGCCAAATTCTTCCTCTGAACCGAATAATACCTTGTTGTAGCTGAAACCTGCCCTTGGGATCATCGCGCACGGCTAATTGTTCCAAAAGTTTCTGAGCATGGGGGTTGCTATTATAGCTGTTGAGCACGTCTTCCAGCCAACTGGGTTGACACGATGTGACCAAGGCAAGAACTTCTATTTGGTTGGCGCGCGATAACGCATCGGCGCCGTTGTTTTCAGCTCCTTTCTTGTACTTAATGTGATACCTGAGACCCAGAAGCTTGGTAAAGCTTTCTGCTGCCATGGGGTATTCAGTCGCTGTTCTTCTAAGTGTGTGAGACTTTTCTGGTCGGTGTAGATGATGAACTCCGCGTGCTGCAGGTACGGGTGCCATTGGTCCACAGCTACAATGATAGCTAGGTACTCCTTCTCGTAAGTGGACAGGCCTTGATATCTCGGGCTGAGCGCCTTGCTCATGAAGGCGATGGGATGCCCCTGTTGTTGCAGTATTGCTCCTATGCCTCGATTGCACACGTCTGTTTCCACTGTGAACGGCTGATCAAAATTGGGTAAAGCCAATACCGGAGTTGTGATGAGTTGTTCCTTCAGGACTTGAAAAACCGTTTCTGTGATAGAAGTCCAGAGAAATGGAGTTCCCTTCTTCAGCAAATCGAACAGTGGTCGCGCTATTACTCCAAAATTGCGGACAAAGCGGCGGTAGTAACCTGCCAGGCCCAAGAAACTGCGGACTTCTTTAACATCCTGTGGGGGAGACCACTTGACCACTGCAGCTATCTTGGATGGATCTGTGGCTACCCCTTGCGCGCTGATGACGTGGCCCAGATAAGTTACTTTGCTTTGCCCGAACGCACACTTGCTGAGCTTCACCTTCCATTGGTCCTTGCGAAGCAGTTCCAGAACTTGCCTCACATGGCCTTTGTGTTCTTCCAAGGTGGTGCTGAAGATTAAAATGTCATCGAAGAAGCATAACACACAGACACATATAACTGGCTTGAGAGTCGTCGTTAGCCCCTCGATGAAAGTAGGTGGGGCCCCGGCTAGCCCAAAAGACAAAACCTTGAACTCAAAATGGCCCTGATGAGTTGAGAAAGCTGTCTTGTACTCCTCCCCTGACACGAGTCTGATCTGATGATACCCTGCCCGTAAATCGAGCTTGGAAAACCACGCTGCTCCATGCAATTCATCCAGAAGCTCTTCGATAACAGGTACTGGGAACTTTCCGACCACCGTGATTGCGTTTAATTGCCGGTAATCAATACATAGGCACCAAGTGTCGTCTTTCTTCTTGACTAGAATGACCAGCGAGGAAAAGGGACTGTTGCTGCGCTGAATGACACCTGACTTTAAAAGGGCGACATGCGCTTCTATTTCTGTTTTCTGCTCCGGTTTGTAACGGTACTGCCTGACATTGACTGGCCGCGTTCCTGGGATCAGAGGTATGCGATGATCGCACGCCCTCCTAGGTGGTAGCCCCACTGGCTCCTCAAACACATCCTAGAATTGGTCCAGAACCTCTTGAATGCATGCTGGAGTCTGCTCCAATTCTTCTTGTTGGGAAGCAACCACGCATAGGTGAATGATGTGCGTGATCGACCCATTGCTGCACAGATTTTGTAGCTGCAAACTGTTGATGGTCTGGCAGCTTGTTGAATCCGCGTCGTGCCCCAGGAGACGCAGAGGACCTGCTGGTGCAGGGATCTCGATGAAGCGGGCGCGCCAGTCAACTTGCATCGGACTGTGTTCTTCCAACCAGTCCATCCCCAAAATGACGTCGTACGTGCCTAGTGCCAGCACCTTCAGATCCATGTAAAACTCGTGCCCTTGGGCGTACCATGCGCACCGCGGCGCAAAT
Coding sequences within it:
- the LOC125511394 gene encoding TOM1-like protein 1; the protein is MSDNLMDKVNALGERLKISGAEVSRKMSTGVTSMSFKMKEFFQGQNMADKIVDEATLETMDGPDWATNLEICDMANTERVNSVELIRAIKRRIMLKSPRVQYLALVLLETIVKNCEKAFSEIAAERVLDEMVKLIDDPQTIVNNRNKALMLIEAWGESGEELRYLPVYEETYKSLRSRGIRFPGRDDESLAPIFTPPRSVPAAEPYSDAAQDGYQEIPDESFAPVRAAPSVQVDEALEVARNSVELLSTVLSSSPQKEALEDDLTTTLVQQCQQCQYTIQRIVETAGDNEAQLFEALSIHDELQKVLSKYEDLKEPIVAEPEPEPAMIPVTVEPEESPRAVGKDTPSRKSAGSGGRSSGGDDLLQDLDDMIFGKKAGTASQQERTPRKEQKDDFIGL